In Bacillus sp. S3, the sequence AAGTTCGATTGGAATTTCTCCGCTACCCACACCTCATCCCCGCACTTTTCAACGTGCGTGGGTTCGGGCCTCCATCCAGTGTTACCTGGACTTCACCCTGGACATGGGTAGATCACCTGGTTTCGGGTCTACGACCACATACTCAAACGCCCTATTCAGACTCGCTTTCGCTGCGGCTCCGTCTCTTCAACTTAACCTTGCATGGGATCGTAACTCGCCGGTTCATTCTACAAAAGGCACGCCATCACCCATAAACGGGCTCTGACTACTTGTAGGCACACGGTTTCAGGAACTATTTCACTCCCCTTCCGGGGTGCTTTTCACCTTTCCCTCACGGTACTGGTTCACTATCGGTCACTAGGGAGTATTTAGCCTTGGGAGATGGTCCTCCCTGCTTCCGACCGGATTTCACGTGTCCGGCCGTACTCAGGATCCACTCAGGAGGGAACGAAGTTTCAACTACAGGGCTTTTACCTTCTCTGGCTGACCTTTCCAGGTCGCTTCATTTACCCCGTTCCTTTGTAACTCCATGTTGAGTGTCCTACAACCCCAAGAGGCAAGCCTCTTGGTTTGGGCTATGTCCCGTTTCGCTCGCCGCTACTCAGGGAATCGCGTTTGCTTTCTCTTCCTCCGGGTACTTAGATGTTTCAGTTCCCCGGGTATGCCTTCTATACCCTATGTATTCAGGTAAAGATACTGTTCCATTACGAACAGTGGGTTTCCCCATTCGGAAATCTCCGGATCAAAGCTTACTTACAGCTCCCCGAAGCATATCGGTGTTAGTCCCGTCCTTCATCGGCTCCTAGTGCCAAGGCATTCACCGTGCGCCCTTTCTAACTTAACCTAAAAAGGTTTATAACTCTTATTCAATAAGAGAGAAAAACTAAAATGGCGATTACTCGATGTTTACTTTGCTTCTTCTTACGATTATCTAGTTTTCAAGGAACAAAAAAGTCTTGAGAGAATTGCTCCCTCAAAACTAAACAAACAAGAAACGTCAACCTTATTATCAATCCGAAAGGACTGCATTATCCTTAGAAAGGAGGTGATCCAGCCGCACCTTCCGATACGGCTACCTTGTTACGACTTCACCCCAATCATCTGTCCCACCTTAGGCGGCTGGCTCCTTACGGTTACCCCACCGACTTCGGGTGTTACAAACTCTCGTGGTGTGACGGGCGGTGTGTACAAGGCCCGGGAACGTATTCACCGCGGCATGCTGATCCGCGATTACTAGCGATTCCGGCTTCATGCAGGCGAGTTGCAGCCTGCAATCCGAACTGAGAATGGTTTTATGGGATTGGCTAAACCTTGCGGTCTCGCAGCCCTTTGTACCATCCATTGTAGCACGTGTGTAGCCCAGGTCATAAGGGGCATGATGATTTGACGTCATCCCCACCTTCCTCCGGTTTGTCACCGGCAGTCACCTTAGAGTGCCCAACTGAATGCTGGCAACTAAGATCAAGGGTTGCGCTCGTTGCGGGACTTAACCCAACATCTCACGACACGAGCTGACGACAACCATGCACCACCTGTCACTCTGTCCCCCGAAGGGGAACGTCCTATCTCTAGGAGTGTCAGAGGATGTCAAGACCTGGTAAGGTTCTTCGCGTTGCTTCGAATTAAACCACATGCTCCACCGCTTGTGCGGGCCCCCGTCAATTCCTTTGAGTTTCAGCCTTGCGGCCGTACTCCCCAGGCGGAGTGCTTAATGCGTTAGCTGCAGCACTAAAGGGCGGAAACCCTCTAACACTTAGCACTCATCGTTTACGGCGTGGACTACCAGGGTATCTAATCCTGTTTGCTCCCCACGCTTTCGCGCCTCAGCGTCAGTTACAGACCAGAAAGCCGCCTTCGCCACTGGTGTTCCTCCACATCTCTACGCATTTCACCGCTACACGTGGAATTCCGCTTTCCTCTTCTGCACTCAAGTCCCCCAGTTTCCAATGACCCTCCACGGTTGAGCCGTGGGCTTTCACATCAGACTTAAAGGACCGCCTGCGCGCGCTTTACGCCCAATAATTCCGGACAACGCTTGCCACCTACGTATTACCGCGGCTGCTGGCACGTAGTTAGCCGTGGCTTTCTGGTTAGGTACCGTCAAGGTACCGGCAGTTACTCCGATACTTGTTCTTCCCTAACAACAGAGCTTTACGACCCGAAGGCCTTCATCGCTCACGCGGCGTTGCTCCATCAGACTTTCGTCCATTGTGGAAGATTCCCTACTGCTGCCTCCCGTAGGAGTCTGGGCCGTGTCTCAGTCCCAGTGTGGCCGATCACCCTCTCAGGTCGGCTACGCATCGTCGCCTTGGTGAGCCGTTACCTCACCAACTAGCTAATGCGCCGCGGGCCCATCTGTAAGTGTCAGCCGAAACCGACTTTCAGCTTTTCCTCATGAGAGGAAAAGAATTATCCGGTATTAGCTCCGGTTTCCCGAAGTTATCCCAGTCTTACAGGCAGGTTGCCCACGTGTTACTCACCCGTCCGCCGCTAACCAACGGGAGCAAGCTCCCATTGATTCGCTCGACTTGCATGTATTAGGCACGCCGCCAGCGTTCGTCCTGAGCCAGGATCAAACTCTCCAAAAAAGTTGAGTTGATTAGCTCATAATTTAAAACGTTGGCTTAGTTTCTATAGAAGAAACTAATAATTTATTGTTTGTTGACGTTTTTGTTTGTTTAGTTTTCAAAGAACAAAGTCACTCGTAAAAAGCGGTTCGAAAATTATATTAACATATTTCTCAAATTCTATCAACCATCAATTTCATTTGATTTAGATTGACTATCGCGTTTTCAAAAGCAACTCTTATATATTATCATGTCGTGCACACAAAAACAAGAAAAACTTTTTTCTAATTCTTGCTTATCCACTCTTTTAAAGAGCAACTTTATCAGTTTAACACCGTTCGTGTTCACTTGCAATAGAAATTTTTCCAATACTACAGCAATCACCTGTAAATCGTTTTCCGCTTTGAATTTAAGGGTGGCTCCCCCCACCTCATTGATCTATAAACAGATGTTGCCTAAAAATAAAGTTTAGGCTCAAGCAGCCTCATTATTTTTATTTTGCTATTATTTTGGTGGAAGTATCGGAGGAACAGCAAGCGGTACATTTTATAGTCATTTTGGCTGGATTGGGGTTGTGGCTAGATCGCCGTTCTTTCTATACTTTCTCTCTTGGTTTCGATTCGGTTAGGAACGATTACATAAAATAGAATGATGTTTTCCCCTCATAAAGCTTAATAAGAACATAAGGTGGGAATGGTCTATTAAAAGTGATCTCTTAGGACATTTCGAGCTGTTTGAAAGTTGAAAATGCCCATTAGAATCCATCTATTAGACATTCCCAACCGTTTAGATGGCGTGGCATTCACTAGGCTAATGTAACTTTTTCTCAAAACAATCCACTTCATTTGCGCGATTTGATTGAGCTGTTTTAAAGTATTTAAAACCAACTGAACTCCAGAACCTTTTTGCCTTCTGATTCCCTTTTAGAACGCCAATCCGTAAAACCTTACATCCTTTTTCAGCCATCTCATTTTCAAAAAGGATATAGGCCAGCCTTCCAAATCCAAACCCTTGATAATCTGCATGAATCATCAGCAGCCCAAGCCATGGACTCTGATCTTTCTCATTCAATGGTAAATAGTCGATAATACCGATATAAGTATCATCAAGCTTAATAAAAAGGCTCTTTGTTTTGCCATTTACTAACTCCTCTTTTACTTCTTCAAGTGTTCTTCGTTCCTTACCATTCTCTAGCTGGTTGTACTCCGGATTTGAATTGATGATTTCAAGAGCGATATAGGATGTTTCGCTTGTTATTTCTTCAAAATGTATGGAATCCAATTTGTATCACACCTTTCATATTTAGTTTATCAAATTGCTGAAAAATAAAAACAGAGAGGCTGGCTCTTCTGCTAACTATAAGCTTTATTAATAAGACTGTATGTTGAATTGCCGCTTCATTTTCAGCTTATCTTTTCCTGTTTCCCTTGATCTGCCTGAATAGCCCTCATAGTACGTAATTTATAAATGCCAATTAGCAAAATAAATCAGACAGGAGTAACAAATAAGGCAACACGAGTATCTTCCGCAAGGGATAAATAGAAAAGCAGGGAAAGACCTTTCCCCGCTATACTTTGAAATATGGCTGCCCTTTCAGAAACTTACGACATTAGATGTATATAAATGGAATAGGATTCACTTCTTCAACACCCAATAACAGAGTTCTATCAGCAGATAACTTGTTTCAATCAGCGCTTTTCACCGTTCTATCAGCGTATAACCTTATTCAATCAGCGGCCATCCTCCAATTTTTGATATTCCCCATTAATGGCGACGTGGAACTATGTTGTGAAACAAGAAAATTCGAGGCGTGACAGGCACTGGGTCTGATAGGTTTGTGACGGATTATATGTATAGGTTTGACCTGTATTTGCATCGTAAACACCAACGGACACGGTATTACTTCGAGAAGCAATATAATTGGTTACATCCGGACCCAACACGGTCGCAGCAGATACAGAAACCTTTCCACATAGCAGCATCGCCATCCCTGCTAAGGCAAAGACGACTACCTTCTTATAAAACCTCATTCCAAAATCCCTTTCCAATAAATCTATCAATCTTATTCTATATTACTGCAGCTCTTATAAAAAAGAAGGGTCCACGGAAAGATCCGTGGACACCTAGGGTTATGCTTTCGAAATATCAATAAATCCTTCCCCGAACACATCACGAACATCATGGATCGCGATAAACGCATTCGGATCAGTGGATTGAACAATTCGTTTCAACTTTATTACTTCCTGCTTACTAATAACTATATAAAGAATTTCCTTTGGTGTCTTTGTATAATAACCATGACCCGAGTATACAGTTACCCCTCTGTCCATAGACGTCGTCACTTGTTGGGCGATCTCATTCGGATGATCAGAAATAATCGTAATCGCCTTCTTCGGATTCAAGCCTTCAATCACAAATTCCATCACTTTTGTACCTACATATAGCATAATAATCGTCAGCATCAGCTTTTCAGCACCAATAATAAAATAGGAAGAAAAAGCAACGATTAAATCAAAAAACAATAACCCATAGCTAATACTCCAGCCTAAAAACTTATGAGTAATCCTCGCTAAGATGGTCGTACCTGCCGTTGTTCCGCCAACCCGAATAATTAAGCCGATCCCAACCCCTATAATAACGCCGCCAAAAATAGCATTCACCATCAACTCATCAGATGCAATACTCCAGCCTTCCGTCAGATGAAGAAAAAGCGAATTAAACACCACGGCAATAATCGTATAAATTGTGGTGATCTTATTCAAAAATTTATAACCGACAATTAACAAAAAGGCATTCAGAATTAAATTGACTAAACCAGGTGACCACTCAAATAAATAGTAGGTAATAATCGTGATCCCTGTTACCCCGCCTTCCCCAAGCTCGTTCGGAATTACAAATATATTCACACCTACTGCAAAAAGAAAGGCTCCAATAATGATAAATATGATGTCTTTAGTTGTTTTTTTCATATACTACCCCACTGCTCATAAAAAATAGGTTCTCAAGCACAAACTCACACCATTATATCGTGGAACATTCAATTTTAACAATAACCTTCGTGCCTGTTTGTGTAAGGAGAAGAAGCGGTTTATAATTCACTTACCTATTGCAATTATTAAAACACGTGAAGTAAAGGAAATCACTTATTATGTTTGAATTTCATGTTTCTTATTGGATCATCTTCTTCCTTGCGGTGATGGCCGTAATTGCCTGCTTCTTTTTTATCAGAAAAAATAACAAACTGAAAACCTCTTTACTTGATTTGGAGGAGAAACTTGCCTCCGTTTTGGACTATACAACAGACGCGATTAATATTACAGCTTTGGATAGCACAGTCCAGTATGTAAATCCTGCCTTTGAGCAGATGTATGGCTGGAAGAATAAGGAGTTGTTCAGAAAACCGTTGCCGATTATCCCAGAGTCACTCCGGAAGGTGGAAGAGCTTCAACGCGTCCAGCTACTCGCGGGAGAATCGATTCGTCAATGGGAAGCCCAATTTTTACGGAAGGATGGCAGACTGATTGATGTGAGTGTCTCAATCTCCCCCTTACGTGATGCGAACGGGGAGATTTACGGATTTGCCGCAATTACAAGGGATGAAACCGAGCGAAAGAAAATCGAAAAGAATTATCAGATGATTGCTGAAAACTCCTCTGATATGATTCGCTTAATTGATAAGGATGGTGTAATTCAATATGCCTCCCCTTCCCATCAAACCCAATTAGGGTACCATCCAAATGAGTTAATTGGGCTGGAGTTTCCCCAGTTTATTCACCCTGACGATCGCGAGGCAGCCGCAGCAATTTTCACCAGCATCATGAACGAACCGAAATTGGTGAAGATGGAATATCGAAAAAAACACAAGAATGGGCATGTCTTGTATGTGGAATCCCATTACAATCCTTATTTTGACCAAGCCGGACAGTTAACCCATTATATTGTGGTGTCTCGGGATATATCAGAAAGGAAGCATTATGAACAGACCTTAAAGGACCTCGCCTATCTTGATCCCTTGACAGGTGCGCTGAATCGGCGTGCTTTATACAAAATTTTGACAGAAACCGTCGATCAGGCGGCTGCTGAAGAGCGCAAATTTGCTTTGTTTTTTCTCGATTGCGACAAGTTTAAGTGGGTAAATGACACGATGGGGCACGATGCCGGCGATGAGTTGCTGAAACAATTGACTGCTCGCATTCAGGATGTCCTTCCTGCGGAGGCGTCTCTGTTCAGAATGGGCGGTGATGAGTTCGCCATCCTGCTTTTCCGTATGGATAGTTTGGAAACGGTCACTGGGATTGCTGCTGCCATGTTGGCCTCTCTGCAGCAGCCGTGGTCGATTGGCTCCGATGAACCAATTGCAGTTACCTGTTCGATTGGCATCAGCATTTTTCCAGAGGACGGTCGGGATCATAAAACGTTAATGAAGCAAGCAGATAAGGCTTTATATGCAGCAAAATCGGGTGGGCGGAATCAATATTGGTATTTTTAAGTAAGGCAAACAGGATTATCCCAAATTTGGAAGGCCTATTGGTGGATTTGTGGGTTCGATCAGTGAAATGGATGGGGCTTTTGAATCGATTTGGATTCGAATGGGCGAATTCTTTCTTGGATGCAATACGCACATCAATTTTTCCAGAAATGCATCCTATACCCCTTATTGGATGCATTTCGCGCTTCAATTTTTTCAGAAGTGCATCCTATACCCCTCATTGGATGCATTTCGCGCTTCAATTTTTCCAGAAATGCATCCTATACCCCTTATTGGAGGCATTTCGCACATCAATTTTTCCAGAAATGCATCCTATACCCCTTATTGGATGCATTTCGCGCTTCAATTTTTTCAGAAGTGCATCCTATACCCCTCATTGGATGCATTTCGCGCTTCAATTTTTTCAGAAGTGCATCCTATACCCCTCATTGGATGCATTTCGCACATCAATTTTTCCAGAAGTGCATCCTATACCCCTTATTGGAGGCATTTCGCGCTTCAATTTTTCCAGAAGTGCATCCTATAGTAAAATGACTTTTTATAAACTCCTTCTTATAAGTATCCTGTCCAAGAAAAGGCTGCCGGAATTGATCTGAACTGGCCAATTTCTATTATGCCATCGATAGAGTATGATAGAATCATAAAAACAGCAATGGTACCCGTACATAAGGATGTGAGACAGTTGAAACGAATGCTTGCCATCAGTGATATTCATGGGGATTTAGATAAATTTGAACGGCTTTTGGAGCTTGTTGAATATGACTCAGACCGTGATCAGCTATTGTTATTAGGTGATTTTGTTGATCGGGGGCCTCATTCGAAGGCAGTTTTAGACAAAGTCATTCATCTGAAGAACGAGGGAGCGATTGCCTTAATTGGCAATCATGAAAAGATGATGATAGATGCTTTTCAGGGAGATCCAATGAACTTGAAAAGATGGTATTACAATGGCGGAATAAAGACGCTTCAAAATTACGGCTATGAAATAGAAAAGGACGATGCCGAGTATTGGTATACGACGGACGAAATGCCTGAGCCAATTCAGATGAACGAGGCGATCCGCACGCACATTGAAATACTAAAGACGTTTCTGTACTACTATGAAACAGACACCCACATCTTTGTTCATGCAGGGGTTCATCCAAATACACCAGTAGCTTCGACGGAACCACATACACTAGTATGGATTCGCGAGGAATTCCACAAGGGATACAAGGGAGAAAAGACGATTGTATTTGGACATACACCGACAACCTATTTGCACGAAAGCAGCGATGTATACTTTGGGGATAATCATATCATTGGAATCGACGGCGGCTGTGCATATGGCGGAAGATTGAATTGTCTCAATGTTGGGACTTCACAGGTTTTTTACGTGGAATAAATTAGTTCGTTAGGGCGGTGAGGGACAATGGCATATATCATTGCATCGGATATTTTCACACCAGCCAGCAGAAGATTCGTGACAGCAAAAGGATTCAGGATAAAAAGGAATAAAAGGTTTGAATCAGGAGGAAAAGGGTATATAAAAATCACAAGGCTAAAACAATACTAAAACAGAAAGGGACTGATGAACATGAAAAGTTTAACAGCGACTTCGAGTAATGTATTGAATCATACCTTGTATGGGGAATTTAGTTTCCGGGCGAAAGGAACACTCGTCCTGAACCGTTATATTTAGCGCTAGGACTTTTTCTTAGTAAAATTCCTCACCCCCCTGCATTGCAGGACGAAAAAGGTGCGAACCCATTTGTGGCCGCACCTTTTTTGCGTTACATACACTCAACCTTTCTTCCGAATCGTTTCGAAAAGTTTGTCGAAAGCCCATACGTAACTCTTTTTGACATTTATTTTCTGCTATTCTTCCAGTTTTGTAGAATGACGTTTAGGTATAGCAAAAAGTGGATAGTAAATATAGAAAAACTAATTTAGCAGCAAAGCAAATTCCTTTAGTTAAGGAGTAATTTATTTT encodes:
- a CDS encoding GNAT family N-acetyltransferase encodes the protein MDSIHFEEITSETSYIALEIINSNPEYNQLENGKERRTLEEVKEELVNGKTKSLFIKLDDTYIGIIDYLPLNEKDQSPWLGLLMIHADYQGFGFGRLAYILFENEMAEKGCKVLRIGVLKGNQKAKRFWSSVGFKYFKTAQSNRANEVDCFEKKLH
- a CDS encoding YitT family protein, producing the protein MKKTTKDIIFIIIGAFLFAVGVNIFVIPNELGEGGVTGITIITYYLFEWSPGLVNLILNAFLLIVGYKFLNKITTIYTIIAVVFNSLFLHLTEGWSIASDELMVNAIFGGVIIGVGIGLIIRVGGTTAGTTILARITHKFLGWSISYGLLFFDLIVAFSSYFIIGAEKLMLTIIMLYVGTKVMEFVIEGLNPKKAITIISDHPNEIAQQVTTSMDRGVTVYSGHGYYTKTPKEILYIVISKQEVIKLKRIVQSTDPNAFIAIHDVRDVFGEGFIDISKA
- a CDS encoding PAS domain S-box protein — encoded protein: MFEFHVSYWIIFFLAVMAVIACFFFIRKNNKLKTSLLDLEEKLASVLDYTTDAINITALDSTVQYVNPAFEQMYGWKNKELFRKPLPIIPESLRKVEELQRVQLLAGESIRQWEAQFLRKDGRLIDVSVSISPLRDANGEIYGFAAITRDETERKKIEKNYQMIAENSSDMIRLIDKDGVIQYASPSHQTQLGYHPNELIGLEFPQFIHPDDREAAAAIFTSIMNEPKLVKMEYRKKHKNGHVLYVESHYNPYFDQAGQLTHYIVVSRDISERKHYEQTLKDLAYLDPLTGALNRRALYKILTETVDQAAAEERKFALFFLDCDKFKWVNDTMGHDAGDELLKQLTARIQDVLPAEASLFRMGGDEFAILLFRMDSLETVTGIAAAMLASLQQPWSIGSDEPIAVTCSIGISIFPEDGRDHKTLMKQADKALYAAKSGGRNQYWYF
- a CDS encoding metallophosphoesterase family protein, which translates into the protein MKRMLAISDIHGDLDKFERLLELVEYDSDRDQLLLLGDFVDRGPHSKAVLDKVIHLKNEGAIALIGNHEKMMIDAFQGDPMNLKRWYYNGGIKTLQNYGYEIEKDDAEYWYTTDEMPEPIQMNEAIRTHIEILKTFLYYYETDTHIFVHAGVHPNTPVASTEPHTLVWIREEFHKGYKGEKTIVFGHTPTTYLHESSDVYFGDNHIIGIDGGCAYGGRLNCLNVGTSQVFYVE